In a single window of the Sediminicoccus sp. KRV36 genome:
- a CDS encoding (2Fe-2S)-binding protein yields MITLTVNGERVTREVEPRRHLIDFLRLDLGLTGSHAGCEHGVCGACTVRLDGEIVRGCLVLAASLDGADVVTIEGLSDSGEVADLQANFVARNAAQCGFCTPGMIMTAADLLAHEREAGRGTPSRAEIREHLSGNYCRCTGYQAIVDAVEDTLKARHPVADLGRGTAPAPRSSEATR; encoded by the coding sequence ATGATCACCCTGACCGTGAATGGCGAGCGTGTGACGCGCGAAGTCGAACCGCGTCGGCATCTGATTGATTTCCTCCGGCTCGACCTCGGCCTCACCGGCAGCCATGCGGGCTGCGAACACGGCGTCTGCGGCGCCTGCACAGTGCGGTTGGACGGCGAGATCGTGCGCGGTTGCCTCGTGCTCGCCGCCTCGCTCGATGGCGCCGATGTCGTCACCATCGAGGGGCTTTCCGACAGTGGCGAGGTGGCTGATCTCCAGGCCAATTTCGTCGCGCGCAACGCGGCGCAATGCGGCTTCTGCACGCCAGGGATGATCATGACGGCGGCCGATCTCCTGGCGCATGAAAGGGAAGCGGGGCGGGGCACGCCCTCGCGCGCTGAAATCCGCGAGCATCTCTCGGGCAATTACTGCCGCTGCACCGGCTACCAGGCCATCGTGGACGCTGTGGAAGATACGCTGAAGGCGAGGCATCCGGTTGCCGATTTGGGTCGCGGCACCGCGCCGGCGCCGCGGTCATCGGAGGCAACACGATGA